In Methanomicrobium antiquum, one DNA window encodes the following:
- a CDS encoding type I restriction endonuclease subunit R, with amino-acid sequence MTFTEANFENSIIEIFKDSLGYKYQYGPDIIRDYHNPMYEEQLLSSLKTTNQNLPEDAIKEAVFKLKNIETGTLIQKNFIFTDYLQNGIPVNYYDGREERSTLVYLIDYNNPDKNTFQVINQWTVIDEVEKRPDIVIFVNGLPLVVIELKSPSREETDVSQAYRQLRNYLYDIPSLFVYNAFCVMSDQATSKAGTITADEDRYMEWKSVDGSYENTQYAAFDVLFEGIFDKTRFLDILKNFICFSKEIPNDKKILSAYHQYFAVKKALLSTKEASVTDGKGGVFWHTQGSGKSLSMVFYAKQLQETLDSPTIVVITDRNDLDGQLFSQFSACRDYLRQTPLQAESREDLKKLIKNREVNGIIFTTMQKFEEYDEPLSERRNIVVIADEAHRSQYGLEEKVSEKGKVRIGTARKVRNSLPNATYIGFTGTPVSLEDRNTREIFGSYIDIYDMTQSVQDKATVPIFYESRVISLNLNEKILSDIDEEYDCVAEEAEEYLVEKSKHELGQLESILGAPETITSLVEDIISHYEKYRQYEQTGKAMIVAYSRPIAMKIYKKILELRPLWNEKLGVVMTSDNNDPEEWREIIGNKKHKEMMAAKFKDNDNPLKIAIVVDMWLTGFDVPSLCTMYVYKPMSGHNLMQAIARVNRVYKDKQGGLIVDYVGIAGALKRAMKDYTSRDLKNYKNPDITKTAYPKFLEKTEVCRDLFYGYDYSGFEGGTDLNRARLISGGVNFLTLPSKAEAKKSFIKESLLLRHAMSLCKSMLNQSQRFEAAYFEAVRTLLTRIEGKGKLSLKEINDRINELLKQSIKSEGVINLFSDVQEKYSLFDSAFLADIARMKEKNLAVEMLKKLLAEQVRVYSGTNVVKSEKFSKLLKDAMNSYINGMITNEQVIEELLKIAEDMAQAQKEGEKLGLTTEEMAFYDALTKPETVKDFYENEELIKITKELADLLRSNKTIDWQKKETARAGMRRLVKRLLKKHKYPPEGMEDAVTTVIAQCEMWTENTEMAD; translated from the coding sequence ATGACATTCACCGAAGCCAACTTTGAAAATTCAATAATTGAAATTTTTAAAGACAGCCTCGGCTATAAATATCAATACGGGCCTGACATAATCCGGGACTATCATAACCCCATGTATGAAGAGCAGCTCCTCTCTTCCCTTAAAACAACCAACCAAAATCTTCCTGAAGATGCCATAAAAGAAGCCGTCTTCAAACTAAAAAACATAGAAACAGGAACATTAATTCAGAAAAATTTCATCTTCACCGACTATCTCCAAAACGGAATCCCGGTTAATTATTATGACGGAAGAGAAGAACGCTCAACTCTTGTTTATCTGATTGATTACAATAATCCTGATAAAAACACCTTCCAAGTCATAAACCAGTGGACTGTCATTGACGAAGTTGAAAAACGCCCTGACATTGTTATATTTGTAAACGGACTTCCGCTCGTTGTCATCGAACTTAAATCCCCTTCAAGAGAAGAGACCGATGTATCACAGGCTTACAGACAGCTTAGAAATTATCTCTACGACATCCCCTCTCTTTTTGTCTACAACGCATTCTGCGTCATGAGCGATCAGGCCACATCAAAAGCAGGCACAATAACTGCTGATGAAGACCGATACATGGAGTGGAAGAGTGTTGACGGAAGCTATGAAAACACTCAGTATGCAGCATTCGACGTTCTCTTCGAAGGAATATTTGATAAAACACGATTCTTAGACATCCTCAAAAACTTCATCTGCTTCTCAAAGGAAATTCCAAACGACAAAAAAATACTATCAGCATACCACCAGTATTTCGCAGTCAAAAAAGCACTACTGTCAACAAAAGAGGCATCTGTGACAGATGGAAAAGGCGGAGTATTCTGGCATACGCAGGGAAGCGGAAAGTCTTTATCAATGGTATTTTATGCAAAACAGCTCCAGGAGACGCTTGACAGCCCGACAATTGTTGTAATAACAGACAGAAACGATCTTGACGGCCAGCTCTTCAGTCAGTTTTCAGCATGCAGAGATTACCTCCGGCAGACTCCCCTTCAGGCCGAAAGCAGAGAGGATCTTAAAAAACTCATAAAAAACAGGGAGGTAAACGGCATAATTTTTACAACGATGCAGAAGTTTGAAGAATATGACGAGCCTCTCTCAGAAAGAAGAAATATCGTTGTAATCGCAGACGAAGCCCACCGGAGTCAGTACGGGCTTGAGGAAAAGGTTTCAGAGAAGGGAAAAGTCAGGATTGGAACTGCACGAAAAGTCAGAAACAGTCTTCCGAATGCAACATATATCGGATTTACAGGAACCCCGGTTTCTCTTGAAGACAGAAACACACGGGAGATATTTGGCAGTTACATCGACATATACGACATGACACAGTCCGTACAGGACAAAGCAACTGTTCCAATATTCTACGAAAGCCGTGTTATATCACTAAACCTCAACGAAAAAATTCTTTCAGATATAGATGAAGAGTATGACTGCGTTGCAGAAGAAGCTGAAGAATATCTTGTTGAAAAAAGCAAGCATGAACTCGGACAGCTCGAAAGCATACTTGGCGCTCCTGAAACGATCACATCTCTAGTTGAGGATATCATAAGCCACTACGAAAAATACCGGCAGTATGAGCAGACCGGAAAAGCAATGATAGTAGCCTATTCAAGGCCAATTGCGATGAAAATCTACAAAAAAATTCTTGAACTTCGCCCGTTATGGAATGAAAAGCTTGGGGTTGTCATGACATCCGACAACAACGATCCTGAAGAATGGCGGGAGATAATCGGCAACAAAAAACACAAAGAGATGATGGCTGCAAAATTCAAGGACAACGACAACCCCTTAAAAATCGCAATCGTTGTTGACATGTGGCTTACAGGATTTGACGTTCCATCCCTTTGCACAATGTATGTCTACAAACCAATGAGCGGGCATAATTTAATGCAGGCAATCGCCCGTGTAAACCGCGTCTACAAAGACAAGCAGGGCGGACTCATTGTTGATTATGTCGGAATTGCCGGTGCACTTAAACGTGCAATGAAAGATTACACAAGCCGCGATCTTAAAAACTACAAAAATCCTGATATCACAAAAACAGCCTATCCCAAATTCCTTGAAAAAACAGAGGTCTGCCGTGACTTATTTTACGGCTATGACTATTCCGGATTTGAAGGCGGTACAGACTTAAACCGTGCCAGATTAATAAGCGGCGGAGTCAACTTCTTAACTTTACCCTCAAAAGCGGAAGCAAAAAAGTCATTTATCAAAGAATCCCTCCTTCTTCGTCATGCAATGTCTCTTTGTAAAAGTATGCTTAATCAAAGCCAGAGATTTGAAGCGGCATATTTTGAAGCAGTAAGAACACTTCTGACAAGAATTGAAGGAAAAGGAAAACTATCCCTAAAAGAGATAAACGACAGGATAAACGAACTATTAAAGCAGAGCATAAAAAGCGAAGGTGTGATAAATCTCTTCTCTGATGTGCAGGAAAAATACTCTCTTTTTGACTCTGCATTTCTTGCTGACATTGCCAGGATGAAAGAGAAAAATCTTGCAGTAGAGATGCTAAAAAAACTGCTTGCAGAACAGGTGAGGGTTTATTCCGGAACAAATGTTGTCAAATCAGAAAAATTTTCAAAACTCCTAAAAGATGCAATGAACAGCTACATAAACGGCATGATTACAAACGAGCAGGTGATAGAAGAGCTGCTTAAAATTGCAGAAGATATGGCACAGGCTCAAAAGGAAGGTGAAAAGCTTGGTCTTACAACTGAAGAGATGGCATTTTATGATGCCTTAACAAAGCCCGAGACTGTAAAGGATTTTTATGAAAACGAAGAGCTTATCAAAATTACAAAAGAGTTAGCTGATCTTTTGCGCAGCAACAAAACAATCGACTGGCAGAAAAAAGAGACTGCAAGGGCAGGAATGAGAAGGCTTGTCAAGCGTCTTTTAAAAAAGCATAAATATCCTCCTGAAGGTATGGAGGATGCAGTAACAACAGTTATTGCACAATGCGAGATGTGGACTGAAAATACTGAAATGGCTGACTAA
- a CDS encoding PAS domain S-box protein, producing MNLTWDIRADKKTASGLIAIMTIMCIVISLLSLSSGFYIIFQNLFYIPIILSCLFYLRRGFLFSLILSFFYLGLLLGFAGFAEFEYGIARVVLFIAIAAITTILSEKATEAKEKVREKNEELKALNEKLKISRDRYHTLFESSGDLMFLHKVDENGMPGRFIEVNKSACEHLGYSREELLRMTVIDIAGEKGKNEAKEQIKILLNKGDHKFESTQLRKDGTEYPVEVNCHLIKTESNGDLALSVARDITERKEMEDALLRSEEKYRNLSDNAPVGIITCDRQGTITYVNDKVVSMLGSPSAEKTMEINLLDTPNIIKSGFSQILKDIIENGKHYPELEINYKSLWGEELYIRAHAIPLTEEGINVGAMLILDDITRRKETESLLERIQFAFDHSPDEIYFVNREGLIIYANVQACEKFGIEKSSDINKTIFDINPMFTPKMWDALWSKLMKEDYVRLESVHTDTNGVSYPVDIIKNLISFEGEDYSCTIARDITESKKSKEALKKSEGELRTLIQTIPDLIFLKDINGVYLACNKMFERFFGAKEIEITGKTDYDFLDKELADFFRKKDTEAVEMGSPSVNEEWITFADDGRRACLETIKTPVYDSDGILTGVLGIGRDITDRKNSEDAIKEINRKLNLLSSITRHDILNQITVASGYLEIIKMDGEIPKGTKTEEYIGKVSGAVDTIKRQISFTGYYKELGENLPQWFDLGDTIKSVAKTSSFEEIEIHDEIQGIGIFADPLFEKVIYNLIDNAVKHGETITKITFHSEVRPKELIIFCEDDGVGVSEDVKEKIFRREHYKNSGLGLFLSREILAITGLTIKETGKEGEGARFEIHVPEGMFRLKSEN from the coding sequence GTGAATTTGACCTGGGATATAAGAGCTGATAAAAAGACTGCATCCGGACTGATAGCAATAATGACAATTATGTGTATTGTCATAAGCCTTTTATCTCTCTCATCAGGATTTTACATTATTTTCCAAAACTTATTCTACATCCCAATTATTCTTTCATGTCTGTTCTATCTCAGGCGGGGATTTCTGTTCTCTTTAATCCTCTCATTTTTCTATTTAGGCCTTCTGCTTGGCTTTGCAGGTTTTGCTGAGTTTGAATATGGAATTGCCAGAGTAGTTCTTTTCATCGCAATTGCGGCTATCACAACAATTCTCTCCGAAAAAGCGACAGAAGCAAAAGAAAAAGTCCGTGAGAAAAACGAGGAACTAAAGGCTCTAAATGAAAAACTAAAAATAAGCCGTGACCGCTATCACACACTTTTTGAAAGCTCAGGCGATTTGATGTTTCTTCACAAAGTGGATGAAAATGGCATGCCCGGACGTTTTATTGAAGTAAACAAAAGTGCATGCGAACATTTAGGCTACAGCCGCGAAGAGCTTCTACGGATGACTGTTATTGATATCGCCGGGGAAAAAGGGAAAAATGAGGCAAAAGAGCAGATTAAAATTCTTTTAAACAAAGGCGATCATAAATTTGAATCAACACAGCTTAGAAAAGACGGAACTGAGTATCCGGTAGAGGTCAACTGCCATCTTATAAAAACAGAGTCAAACGGCGATTTAGCCCTCTCGGTAGCAAGGGATATAACAGAGAGAAAAGAGATGGAAGATGCTCTTTTAAGATCAGAGGAAAAATACCGAAATCTCTCCGATAATGCACCTGTTGGAATAATCACCTGCGACAGGCAGGGAACAATTACTTATGTAAACGACAAGGTGGTCAGTATGCTTGGTTCTCCATCGGCAGAAAAAACAATGGAGATTAATCTGCTGGACACTCCTAACATTATAAAATCCGGATTTTCACAAATTCTAAAGGACATTATAGAAAACGGCAAACATTATCCTGAACTTGAAATCAATTATAAATCGTTGTGGGGAGAGGAATTATATATCAGGGCTCATGCCATTCCTCTGACAGAAGAAGGAATAAATGTTGGTGCAATGCTGATTCTGGATGATATAACCAGACGAAAAGAGACAGAATCACTCCTTGAAAGAATCCAGTTCGCATTCGATCATTCACCTGATGAGATATATTTTGTAAACCGTGAGGGTCTGATAATATATGCTAATGTTCAGGCATGCGAAAAATTTGGAATAGAAAAAAGTTCTGATATAAATAAAACCATATTTGACATCAATCCTATGTTTACGCCCAAAATGTGGGATGCACTCTGGTCAAAACTTATGAAAGAGGATTATGTCCGTCTCGAATCAGTACATACTGATACAAACGGGGTCAGCTACCCTGTTGATATCATAAAGAATCTGATCTCCTTTGAGGGTGAGGACTACTCATGCACTATTGCACGTGATATTACTGAGAGCAAAAAATCCAAAGAGGCGTTAAAGAAGAGCGAAGGAGAGCTTCGTACACTTATTCAGACAATTCCGGATTTAATCTTCCTAAAAGACATAAATGGTGTCTATCTTGCATGCAATAAAATGTTTGAGCGCTTCTTTGGCGCGAAAGAAATCGAAATAACCGGAAAAACAGATTATGATTTTTTAGACAAAGAACTCGCCGACTTCTTCCGTAAAAAAGACACAGAAGCCGTTGAAATGGGTTCACCTTCAGTAAATGAGGAGTGGATAACATTCGCCGATGACGGCAGGCGTGCATGCTTAGAGACCATTAAAACTCCTGTATATGATTCAGATGGAATTTTAACCGGTGTTTTGGGAATAGGGCGTGATATTACAGACAGGAAAAATTCAGAGGATGCAATAAAAGAGATTAACAGAAAGCTCAATCTCTTATCAAGCATCACACGCCATGATATACTAAACCAGATAACTGTCGCATCAGGCTATCTTGAGATAATAAAGATGGATGGTGAAATACCAAAGGGAACAAAGACAGAAGAGTACATTGGAAAGGTCTCAGGTGCGGTTGATACTATAAAAAGGCAAATCTCTTTCACCGGATATTACAAAGAGCTTGGAGAGAATCTGCCGCAATGGTTTGATCTGGGAGATACTATAAAATCAGTTGCAAAGACCTCGTCTTTTGAAGAAATTGAGATTCATGACGAAATTCAGGGTATCGGGATTTTTGCAGATCCGCTCTTTGAAAAGGTCATATACAATCTTATTGACAATGCTGTGAAGCACGGCGAAACTATCACTAAAATTACATTTCACTCAGAAGTAAGGCCTAAAGAACTCATTATATTCTGTGAGGATGACGGTGTTGGAGTATCAGAGGATGTAAAGGAAAAGATTTTCCGCCGCGAACATTACAAAAATTCAGGTCTTGGACTTTTCCTTTCAAGAGAGATTCTGGCAATAACAGGCCTTACAATAAAAGAGACAGGAAAAGAAGGTGAAGGTGCAAGATTTGAAATTCATGTTCCGGAAGGAATGTTCAGATTAAAATCTGAGAACTAA